CGCGTAAGGGAATGCAAACGGCTGAATGGTACCGATGAAAACTTCCATCTCTTCAATCTCCAGTTGTTTTTCTGAGGGGTCGCGCCACTTTGCCGCCGCCCCCATGGCGGTGGAAACACAGCGTCCTGCGAGATATAAAGCATTTTCCGTAGAAAGACAGGCGCATTTTCGCGACTGATCCCTAGCTGATCCGCCACGCCGGTGTTCCAAGCCAGGGACATAGAATAGTATTCACTTATTAACTCAGTGAACCGTAAGCGTGACCACAGCACAGTATCACTTCATCTCCGGCTTGCCGCGCTCCGGGTCGACGCTGCTGTCAGCCTTGCTGCTGCAGAACCCGCGTTTCCAAGCTGGGATGACCAGCCCTGTCGGCACGCTGTTCGGCGCGATGCTGGCGCAGTGCAGCGCCGGCAGCGAATTCGGCCCGGTCATCGAACTGGCACAGCGACGCCGGCTGCTGCGAGGGTTGTTCGACAACTACTACGCCGATGTTGAACGGCCCGTCGTGTTCGACACCAATCGCCAGTGGTGTGCCCGTCTGCCAGCGATACGCGATCTGTTTCCGCAGGCCAAGGTGATCGCCTGCGTGCGCAACGTGGCCTGGATCATGGACAGCATCGAGCGGCTGTACCGTGCCAATCCGTACGAGAACACCAAGCTGTTCGTGGACGACAACGAGCGCAACACCGTCTACAGCCGGGTCGAGACGCTGGCACAACGCAACCGCTTGGTGGGCTTCGCCTGGGCCGCGCTGAAAGAAGCGTATTACGGCGAACATGCCGATTCATTGCTGCTGGTGGACTACGAACTGCTGACCCGTGCTCCTGAGCAGGTGCTAAGACTGGTCTACGACTTTATCGGCGAGCCCTGGTTCGAGCACGATTTCGACAACGTGCACTACGATGCACCAGAATTCGACCAGTCGCTGGGGGTCGGTGGCCTGCACCGGGTAAGGCCCCGCGTTGCGCCTCAATCACGGCGCACCGTGTTGCCACCAGACCTGTTCGACCAGTACGCGCAACTGTCGTTTTGGGAAAATGGCGTCGCCAGTACTGCTGGCGTGATCCGGCTGCGACCGGAAATGACGCCAGCGCCGGTGTAGCGCCTTTGCAGTATTTGGTAGTGATCGGGAAGTACAAGAACCTGCCGTGCCACCGGGTGGAACCGGCGCCGGCACTGTGAGATCGGTTCACGCGCAGCTGTCGACAGCCCTCCGTCAAACAGTGACGGCATCGACGGTATCGCGAACCCAGGCAGCAATCCGGCCCAGACCGGAGGCGGAAGATGGAGCAACGGCTGCACCAAGCAAGCCGAGCTGCATGCCCGCCCCGCCAGGTGCATACGAACCGGCGAACGCCATGGCGGCGTTCGTACGCGAGGAGATACGAGCATGTGGTGGAACAAAAGCAAAACGATGCAAGACGCGAGCAGCCAACGTCCAGCCAGGACCGGATCACCCCTGATCCTGGCGCTGGAGCAGCGCATCATGTTCGACGGTGCGGCCGTGGTCACCGCCGTCGACGCGGCGCACGATGCAGCCCCCGCTCGCGATACGCATGCCGACGCCGCCTCGGCCAGCAATAGCGCCGATCACGCGCCTGTTGCCCCCGCCGCGATCCTGCCGAGCCAGGCCGAGCCGGCCGGGCGCAACGTGCTGTTCGTCGATGCTCGGATCAGGGACGCGGACAAGCTGCTGGCCGATCTCAAGCCGAATACCGAGGTGGTCTACCTGCGCGCCGACCAGGATGGCCTGACGCAGATGAACACCTACCTCGCCGGCCATCCCGGCGCGCAGTCGGTGCAGATCCTGGCCCACGGCTACAGCGGCGACCTGTGGCTGGGCAGCAGCTACCTCTCTGCCGAGAACCTCAATACCTATTCCGACAGCCTGGCACGCCTCGGCAACAACATGGCGCAGGGCGGCGACATCCTGATCTACGCCTGCAATACCGCAGATGGCGAGCGGGGGCTGACTTTCGTCGATGCGCTGGCCGCTGGCACCGGGCGCGATATCGCCGCGTCCAGCAACCGCACCGGCGCCGGGAGTGACTGGGTGCTGGAAGTCACCCGCGGCAGCATCGAAAGCACTTCGGTGCTATCGGCCCAGGCCGAGCACGGCTACCAGTACAACCTGGCCACCATCACCGTGACCAGCAACGCCGACACCGGCGCCGGCACCCTGCGCAACCAGATCGCCGCTGCCACCACCGGCGACACCATCACCTTCAGCGGCGCCATGACGGTGGGCCTGACCAGCCAGCTGGTCATCAACAAGAACCTGACCATCGATGGCGACCTCAACAACGACGGCGTCGCCGACGTGACCCTGGACGCCATTTACCGCAGTCGCGTGCTCCAGGTGCAGGCCGGCAGCAACGTGATGCTCGACGGCCTGGTGATCACCCGTGGCCTGGTGTCCGGCGACGGCGGCGATGCCGGCAGCGGCCTGGCCGCCGCCAACGCCTTCGGCGGCGGCATCTGGAACGCCGGCACGCTCACCCTGCTCAACACCTCGGTCACCGCCAACGCGGCGGCCGGCGGCGGCGGCGGCGGCGGCAACTTCGCTTACGACGGCGGCGGCGGCGGCGGCGGCGGCGCGCTGGGCGGCGGCATCGGCGGCCGCGGCGGCGAATCGGGCGTCTCAGACAATCTGGGCGGCAGCGGCAGCGCCAACCAGGGCGGCCATGGCGGCGCCGATAGCGCCTTCCCCGGCATGGGCGGCCAGGGCGGTACCGGCGTCGGCGGCGCCGGCGGCAGCTACCTGGGCTATTCCACCGGCGGCACGGGCGGCACCGCCACCAACGGCAGCATCAGCATCGGCGGCGGCGGCGGCGGCCTGGGCACCGACGCCACCGGCGGCGCCGGCGGCTCGGCGGCGGGCGGCATCTACAACGCGGTTGGCGGCACCATCAACGTCATCGGCAACTCGATCATCAGCAACAACCTCGGCGCCGGCGGCGGCGGCGGGGGGGGCGGCGCTGGCGGCTCGCTGGGCAACCAGAACGGCGGCGCCGGCGGGCGCGGTGTCGGCGCGGTGTGGAACAAGGGCACCTTCAACATCACCACGGCCAACAACGCGGCCATGACCAACAACGGCGCCGGCAGCGGTGCCGGCGGCCAGGAACTGGGCACCGGCTCGCCCGGCCCCAGCCCCGCCGCGGTCACCGGCATCTACAACGACGGCGGTGCGCTCAACACCAGCTACGTGCCCAATGCGCCCCCCGTGCTGGGCGGCCTGCAAGGCGACAGCGTCACCTTCACCGAGGGCGACAGCGCCCGGCTGATCGACCTGGGCAGCAATGCCACGGTGTCGGACGGCGATTCGGCCGACTACAACGGCGGCAGCGTGCGGGTGTCGATCACCACCAACCGCGTCACCGCCGAAGACCTGCTGTCGATCCGCAACCAGGGCATCGGCGCTGGGCAGATCGGCGTCAGCGGCAGCACCATCACCTACGGTGGTGTCACCATCGGCACCTTCACCGGCGGCAGCGGCAGCAACGATCTGGTGATCACCTTCAACTCGGCCTCGGCCACGCCGGCCGCGGTCGAAGCGCTGCTGCACAACCTGGTGTACAACAACAGCAACGTCGACAACCCCACCGCGTCGGCGCGCACCCTGAGCGTCACCGTCTACGACGGCGACAGCTACACCACCACCACCAATACCGTCACCGTCACCGTAGTGGCGGTGAACGACGCGCCCACGCTCAGCCCGGCCAACAGCAACACCAGCTATACCGAGGGCGGCAGCGCCGCCGTGCTCAGCGGCAGCCTGACGCTCGCCGACGTGGACAGCACCACCTTCCAGGGTGCCACCGTCACCGTCAGCGACTTCCGTGCCGGCGACGTGCTGTCCGTCGGTGCGCCCAACGGCTTCACCGTCAGCTACGACAGCGGCACCGGCGTGCTGACGCTGAGCGGTGGCGGCTCGCTGGCCTCGTTGCAGGCCGCGCTGCGCTCGATCACCTATTCCTCGACCTCGGACGACCCCACCGCGGGCGGCACCGACGCCACCCGCCAGATCAACTTCACCGTCACCGACAGTGGCGGCGCCACCTCCACCGCGGTCACCGCGCAAGTGGCCCTCACCGGCGTCAACGACGCGCCCACGCTGTCCGGCGGTCCCTACACCTGGGCCGGCACCAGCGAAGACGCCACCTCGTCCGCCGTCACCGTCTCCACCCTGCTGGGCAGCACCACCCACGCCGACCCGGACGGCCCCGCTAGCGGCATCGCCATCACTGGCAGCAGCGGCGGCGGCACCTGGGAATACTCCACCGATGGCGTCACCTGGGCCGGTGTCGGTGCGGTCTCCAACAGCGCCGCGCTGCTGCTGTCCAGTACCACCCAGTTGCGCTTTGTGCCGGATGGCGCCAACGGCAGCGCGGCCGGCCTCACCTTCCGCGCGTGGGACCAGAGCGCCGGCACCGCATCCACCAACGGCACGCGCAATACCGCCGACACCAGCACCAACGGCGGTAGCGCCGCGTATTCCAGCGGCACCGCGCAGGCCACGCTCACCGTCAGCAGCGTCAACGACGCCCCGGTGCTGACTCCGGCCGGCCCGACACTGACCGGCCTGACCGATTCCGACACCAACAACCCCGGCGTGGCGGTGTCCAGCTTCCTGACCGGCCATGTCACCGATGCGGACACCGGCGCGGTGCAGGGCATCGCCCTCACCGGCCTGACCTCCGGCACCGGCACCTGGCAATACAGCACCAACGGCGGCGCCAGCTGGCAGAACGTCGGCGCGGTCTCCGACGCCTCCGCGCTGCTGCTGCGCAGCGGCGACCGGGTACGCTTCGTGCCCGATGGCATCAACGGCGGCAACGTCAGCCTGACCTACCACGCCTGGGATCAGAGCGGCACCACCGCCGGCCAGCAGGGCACCAAGGTCGACGCCAGCGCCACCGGCGGCGCCAATCCGTTCTCGGCCGCCAGCGATACCGCCACCCTGACCGTCACCGCCATCGATGACGCGCCGGTGGTCACCGCCAGCGGCGGCAGCGCCGCCTTCGTCGAAGGCAACAACGTGACCTCGACCCCGGTGGTGATCGATAGCGGCCTCACCGTGTCCGACAGCGATTCGCCGCAGCTCTCCAGCGCCACGGTGGCGATCAGCGGCAACTTCCTCGGCAGTCAGGACGTGCTGGCCTTCACCAACAATCCGGCCACCATGGGCGACATCGTCGCCAGCTACGACAGCGGCACCGGCATCCTGACGCTGACCTCGGCCGCCGGTGCTTCCGCCGCGCAATGGCAGGCCGCGCTGCGCAGCGTCACCTACAGCAACAGCTCGGATACCCCATCCAGCCTCGACCGCACCATCACCTTCAAGGTCAACGACGGCAACAGCGACAGCAGCGGCGCCGACCGCACCGTCACCGTCGTCGCCACCAACGACGCGCCGACCGTGTCGATGCCAGCCAGCCTGACCGCAGCCGAGGACACCGCCACCGCCATCACCGGCATCAGCTTTGCCGACGCGGACGCCGGCAGCGCCAGTGTCACCGTCACCCTGTCGGTCGGCAGTGGCACGCTGTCCGCCACCAGCGGCGGCGGCGTCACCATCGGCGGCACCGCCAGCGCCCTGACGCTGTCGGGCTCGATCGCCAACATCAATGCCTTCATCACCGGCGGCGCCGTGCAGTTCCTGGGTGCGGCCAACAGCACCGCCAGCGTCACCCTCACCGCCGGCATCAACGACGGCGGCCAATCCGGCGGCGCAGCGCAGACCGGCAGCGGCACGGTCACCATCGCCATCACTCCGGTCAACGATGCGCCGCACGTCAGCGCGCCTCCGTCCATCGCTGTCACCGAGGACGTGACCACCGCGCTGATCGGCATCAGCTTCAGCGACGTCGATGCCGGCTCGGGCACGGTGAGCGTGCAGTTCAGCGTCGCGCCGGGCAGCGGCACCCTCAGCGCCACCGGCGCGTCCGGCGTCACCGTGCTCGGCTCGGGCACCGGCACGCTCAGCCTCAGCGGCACGTTGTCCGACATCAATGCCTTCGTCACCGGTGGCGCGGTCAGCTACACCACCGCGGCCAACGCCACCGGCAACGTGGTGCTCGACGTGACCATCGACGACGGCGGCAACACCGGCAGCGGCGGCAGCCAGACCGACCACACCACCGTCACCCTTACCGTCACCACCGTCAACGACGCCCCGGTCAACAGCGTGCCAGGCACCCAGAGCGTGTTGCAGGACGGCACCCTGGTGTTCAGCACCGGCAACGGCAACGCGCTGTCGATCGCCGACGTGGACGTCGGCGGCGGCACGATACGCGTCACCCTCACCGCCAGCAACGGCCTGCTCACCCTGGGCAGCCTCAGCGGGGTGAGCTTCCTGGTCGGCAACGGTACCGGCGACGGCACCATGGTGTTCGAAGGCAACCTCAGCGCCATCAACAACGCCCTGGCCGGCCTGTCGTTCGCCCCCACCGGCGGCTACTACGGCCCCGCCTCGGTGCAGATCACCACCGACGACCTCGGCCAATCGGGCAGCGGTGGTGGTCAGACCGATACCGACACCATCCTGATCAACGTGGCCCAACCGAACCCAGGGATCATCAGCGTGGCCAGCAGCAGCGCCAACGGCAGCTACAAGGTCGGCGACACCGTCAACATCACCGTCACCTTCGACCAGGCCGTCAACGTCAGCGGCGGCACGCCAACCTTGCTGCTGGAAACCGGCGCCATCGACCGCAATGCCGTCTACGTGGGCGGCAGCGGCAGCAGCACGCTCACCTTCGCCTATGTGGTGCAGGCTGGCGACCACAGCGCCGACCTCGACTACATCGGCACCAACGCGCTGTCGCTCAATGGCGCCACCATCGACAGCGTCAGCCTTGGCAACCCGGCCTTCAACACCCTGCCCTTGCCCGGTGCGGCAGATAGTCTGGGCGCCAATGCCGCGCTGGTGATCGATGGCGTCGCACCCATCGTCAGCTCGGTCAGCGTGCCCGCCAACGGCACCTATGTGGCCGGCCAGAACCTCGACTTCACCGTCAACTTCAGCGAGAGCGTCACCGTCGACACCAGCGGCGGCACGCCGCGCCTTGCCGTGACGCTCGATACCGGCGGCACCGTCTATGCCAGCTATGTGTCGGGCTCCGGCACCGGCGCGCTGCTGTTCCGCCTCACCGTTGCCACAGGCCAGCTCGACAACAATGGCATCACGCTCGGCAGCAGCCTCGATGTGAACGGCGGCACGATACGCGACGCGGTCGGCAATGATGCGATTGCTACGCTCAATTCAGCCGGCCCCACCAATAACGTGCAGATCGATGCCATAGCGCCCGTGGCAAGCGCGATCAGCCGCGTGGATGCCACACCCACCGGCGCCGACAGCGTGCGCTTTACCGTCACCTTCAGTGAAGCCGTCAGCGGCGTCGATGCTGGCGACTTTGTGCTCGCCGTCTCCGGTACTGCATCAGGCACCATCACGGGTGTGATCCAGATCGATGCCCGCACCTATACCGTGACCGTAGGCAGCGTCACCGGTGACGGCACACTCGGCATCAACCTGAGCGGCAGCGGCACCGGCATCACGGATACGATCGGCAATGCCATGACGGGCGGCTTGACCGGCGCTCGCTATGCCATCGACAACAGCGGGCCCGTCATACTCGACGTCATAGCACCGACAGATGGTAGTTATCGTGCCGGAAATACGCTCACCTTCACGTTGAATACATCGGAGACCACTGTCGTCGACACCACCGCAGGCACGCCGCGGCTGAAGCTCGATATTGGCGGAGAGGTCGTTTACGCGAACTATGTGGCGGGTTCCGGCAGCAGTGCCTTGGTGTTCCAGTACACGGTGCTTTCCGGACAAAGCGACACCGATGGCATTGCGGTCACCGCTTTCGAAGCGAACGGTGCAGTACTGCGCGACACCGCAGGCAACATTGCGGATACCAGCCTGCCCGCCGTCGACACCGACGGTGTCCTGGTCAATGCTGGATCGCCATTCGTTCCGCCACCGGCGCCGGTTCCTGCACCGCCGACGCCTGCCCCAGTTCCTCCGGTGGTGGTGATCTCCACACCACCGATCGCCACCATCCCGCTCGATCCAGGTGTGCCGATCGAAGTACCGAACACGCTCAATCCCACTGGCGGCAGCATGGGCGGCGTTAGCGTCCTCGGCAATCCGTTCAGTCCCGATCCGCTCTCCAGCAACGGCAGCACCTTCCAGCCGGTCGAATCACGCACCGCCTTCATCGAGCTCGGCAGTGCCTCCGGCACCGGCCTGCAGGCCATGCCCGAAATCGGCAACTTCTCGGTGCAAGCCGGCCAGCCGCTCAACATCGCCCTGCCAATGTCGACCTTCAGCCACAGCGACAGGAATGCCGAGGTGACCGTGGAAGTCCGGCTGGCTGATGGCCGACCGCTGCCGAACTGGCTGAAATTCGACCCGGTGACGGGCACGCTGTCCGGCCAGCCGCCCAAGGGCCTGAACCAGAAGCTGGTGATCGAGGTGATCGCCCGTGATGCCAAGGGCAATCGCGCCAGCAGCCACCTCGACCTGAATGTGAGGGCAGCGGCGGCGGCCGATACCCGCTCCGATGCGGCCGACATCGTGCAGTCGCACGGGCTCGCTGCGGCGGATGCGCCCCATAGCGCGGCGCTGCTGGCCGGCAAGCCATCGCTGGCTGCGCAATTCGACCAGTTCGGCCGCACGGCGCGCCACGCCGAGGCAGCAAATCTGCTACACCATCTGCAAAAGCAAGGCGAGCCGCAGCGCGCCTGACGTACAACCGCGAAACCTCAGTAGAAAGGACAACCATTTGAACGCTCATCACCTGCCCCTGCGCCCGTTGGCCGCGCTCGTCGCGGGCGCCCTGCTCGCCGGCTGCGCCATTCAGCCTACCCCGTTGACCCAGGATGAACGCCAAGCCGAGATCGCCAAGCAGCGCAGCATCATGTTCGCTGACCAGGAAGCGATCAGCGGGCCGATCACGCTGGACGAGGCAATGGCACGCGCGCTCAAGTACAACCTCGATCACCGGCTCAAGATCATGGAAGAGGCACTGTCGCAACGGCAGCTCGACCTTGCCAAGTTCGACCTGCTGCCCAAGCTGACCGCCGACGCCGGCTACTTCTGGCGCAACAACGACGCGGCATCCTCATCCAAGGATTACTACACCGGCGAGCAATCGTTGGTGCCATCCACCTCGTCCGACCGCGAGCACAACACCGGCGATCTCACCATGTCGTGGAACGTGCTCGACTTCGGCGTCAGCTACTACACGGCCAAGCAGCAATCGGACCGCGTGCTGGTGATGCGCGAGCGCCGCCGCAAGGTGGTGCACCTGATGATGCAGCAGGTACGCCAGGCCTACTGGCAGGCAGTCGGAGCCCAGCAGCTTGAGGGCAAGATCATGCCACTGCTGGAACTCACCCGCCGCGCACTGGCCGATTCGCGCAAGATCGAGAAGGAGAAGCTGCAGGCCCCACTCGATACGCTCAACTATCAGCGCCAGCTGCTCGACATCCTGCGCCAGCTCGAAGGCGTGCGCGATGAACTGGCCCAAGCCAAGCCACGGCTCGCTTCGATCATGAACGTGGCGCCGGGCGACCCCTACCAGCTCGCCGTACCGAGCGGCTTCTCCACGCCTCGGTTGCCGATCACGCCCGATGCGATGGAGGAAACCGCAATGATGAACCGCCCCGAGTTGATCGAGGCGGGCTACAACGAGCGCATCGGCCTGTTTGAAACCAAGAAGGCACTGGCCAAGGTGCTGCCTGGCATCAACATCGAGTTCGGCGCCAACTACGACAGCGACAGCTACCTGGTGAACAACAACTGGCGTGACCTGGGCCTGCGTGTGAGCTGGAACCTGATGAACCTAGTCAATTACGCGAACATCCGCGACACCGCCCAGGCACAGTAC
This region of Chitinolyticbacter meiyuanensis genomic DNA includes:
- a CDS encoding sulfotransferase family protein, with protein sequence MTTAQYHFISGLPRSGSTLLSALLLQNPRFQAGMTSPVGTLFGAMLAQCSAGSEFGPVIELAQRRRLLRGLFDNYYADVERPVVFDTNRQWCARLPAIRDLFPQAKVIACVRNVAWIMDSIERLYRANPYENTKLFVDDNERNTVYSRVETLAQRNRLVGFAWAALKEAYYGEHADSLLLVDYELLTRAPEQVLRLVYDFIGEPWFEHDFDNVHYDAPEFDQSLGVGGLHRVRPRVAPQSRRTVLPPDLFDQYAQLSFWENGVASTAGVIRLRPEMTPAPV
- a CDS encoding DUF4347 domain-containing protein, whose product is MFDGAAVVTAVDAAHDAAPARDTHADAASASNSADHAPVAPAAILPSQAEPAGRNVLFVDARIRDADKLLADLKPNTEVVYLRADQDGLTQMNTYLAGHPGAQSVQILAHGYSGDLWLGSSYLSAENLNTYSDSLARLGNNMAQGGDILIYACNTADGERGLTFVDALAAGTGRDIAASSNRTGAGSDWVLEVTRGSIESTSVLSAQAEHGYQYNLATITVTSNADTGAGTLRNQIAAATTGDTITFSGAMTVGLTSQLVINKNLTIDGDLNNDGVADVTLDAIYRSRVLQVQAGSNVMLDGLVITRGLVSGDGGDAGSGLAAANAFGGGIWNAGTLTLLNTSVTANAAAGGGGGGGNFAYDGGGGGGGGALGGGIGGRGGESGVSDNLGGSGSANQGGHGGADSAFPGMGGQGGTGVGGAGGSYLGYSTGGTGGTATNGSISIGGGGGGLGTDATGGAGGSAAGGIYNAVGGTINVIGNSIISNNLGAGGGGGGGGAGGSLGNQNGGAGGRGVGAVWNKGTFNITTANNAAMTNNGAGSGAGGQELGTGSPGPSPAAVTGIYNDGGALNTSYVPNAPPVLGGLQGDSVTFTEGDSARLIDLGSNATVSDGDSADYNGGSVRVSITTNRVTAEDLLSIRNQGIGAGQIGVSGSTITYGGVTIGTFTGGSGSNDLVITFNSASATPAAVEALLHNLVYNNSNVDNPTASARTLSVTVYDGDSYTTTTNTVTVTVVAVNDAPTLSPANSNTSYTEGGSAAVLSGSLTLADVDSTTFQGATVTVSDFRAGDVLSVGAPNGFTVSYDSGTGVLTLSGGGSLASLQAALRSITYSSTSDDPTAGGTDATRQINFTVTDSGGATSTAVTAQVALTGVNDAPTLSGGPYTWAGTSEDATSSAVTVSTLLGSTTHADPDGPASGIAITGSSGGGTWEYSTDGVTWAGVGAVSNSAALLLSSTTQLRFVPDGANGSAAGLTFRAWDQSAGTASTNGTRNTADTSTNGGSAAYSSGTAQATLTVSSVNDAPVLTPAGPTLTGLTDSDTNNPGVAVSSFLTGHVTDADTGAVQGIALTGLTSGTGTWQYSTNGGASWQNVGAVSDASALLLRSGDRVRFVPDGINGGNVSLTYHAWDQSGTTAGQQGTKVDASATGGANPFSAASDTATLTVTAIDDAPVVTASGGSAAFVEGNNVTSTPVVIDSGLTVSDSDSPQLSSATVAISGNFLGSQDVLAFTNNPATMGDIVASYDSGTGILTLTSAAGASAAQWQAALRSVTYSNSSDTPSSLDRTITFKVNDGNSDSSGADRTVTVVATNDAPTVSMPASLTAAEDTATAITGISFADADAGSASVTVTLSVGSGTLSATSGGGVTIGGTASALTLSGSIANINAFITGGAVQFLGAANSTASVTLTAGINDGGQSGGAAQTGSGTVTIAITPVNDAPHVSAPPSIAVTEDVTTALIGISFSDVDAGSGTVSVQFSVAPGSGTLSATGASGVTVLGSGTGTLSLSGTLSDINAFVTGGAVSYTTAANATGNVVLDVTIDDGGNTGSGGSQTDHTTVTLTVTTVNDAPVNSVPGTQSVLQDGTLVFSTGNGNALSIADVDVGGGTIRVTLTASNGLLTLGSLSGVSFLVGNGTGDGTMVFEGNLSAINNALAGLSFAPTGGYYGPASVQITTDDLGQSGSGGGQTDTDTILINVAQPNPGIISVASSSANGSYKVGDTVNITVTFDQAVNVSGGTPTLLLETGAIDRNAVYVGGSGSSTLTFAYVVQAGDHSADLDYIGTNALSLNGATIDSVSLGNPAFNTLPLPGAADSLGANAALVIDGVAPIVSSVSVPANGTYVAGQNLDFTVNFSESVTVDTSGGTPRLAVTLDTGGTVYASYVSGSGTGALLFRLTVATGQLDNNGITLGSSLDVNGGTIRDAVGNDAIATLNSAGPTNNVQIDAIAPVASAISRVDATPTGADSVRFTVTFSEAVSGVDAGDFVLAVSGTASGTITGVIQIDARTYTVTVGSVTGDGTLGINLSGSGTGITDTIGNAMTGGLTGARYAIDNSGPVILDVIAPTDGSYRAGNTLTFTLNTSETTVVDTTAGTPRLKLDIGGEVVYANYVAGSGSSALVFQYTVLSGQSDTDGIAVTAFEANGAVLRDTAGNIADTSLPAVDTDGVLVNAGSPFVPPPAPVPAPPTPAPVPPVVVISTPPIATIPLDPGVPIEVPNTLNPTGGSMGGVSVLGNPFSPDPLSSNGSTFQPVESRTAFIELGSASGTGLQAMPEIGNFSVQAGQPLNIALPMSTFSHSDRNAEVTVEVRLADGRPLPNWLKFDPVTGTLSGQPPKGLNQKLVIEVIARDAKGNRASSHLDLNVRAAAAADTRSDAADIVQSHGLAAADAPHSAALLAGKPSLAAQFDQFGRTARHAEAANLLHHLQKQGEPQRA
- a CDS encoding TolC family protein, translating into MNAHHLPLRPLAALVAGALLAGCAIQPTPLTQDERQAEIAKQRSIMFADQEAISGPITLDEAMARALKYNLDHRLKIMEEALSQRQLDLAKFDLLPKLTADAGYFWRNNDAASSSKDYYTGEQSLVPSTSSDREHNTGDLTMSWNVLDFGVSYYTAKQQSDRVLVMRERRRKVVHLMMQQVRQAYWQAVGAQQLEGKIMPLLELTRRALADSRKIEKEKLQAPLDTLNYQRQLLDILRQLEGVRDELAQAKPRLASIMNVAPGDPYQLAVPSGFSTPRLPITPDAMEETAMMNRPELIEAGYNERIGLFETKKALAKVLPGINIEFGANYDSDSYLVNNNWRDLGLRVSWNLMNLVNYANIRDTAQAQYDVAKQQHLALNMAVLTQVHVAYRDYVGRQRQYELSDELNEVDQRILTHTRNAAKADAQGKLSEIRAQASAMMSELRLYQSYGALQNAYGQMLATLGLDPVPETVQAHDLATLRTAIATREQELVEPEKK